The Amycolatopsis sp. NBC_01480 genome segment GCACGCCCGGTCGGTGCTGAACAAGGTGCCGGGGGCGTCCCCGGTGCCGTTCCGGTGGACGGTGAACCCGTACCGGGGCTGCTCGCACGCGTGCACGTACTGCCTCGACGGCGGCACCCCGGTGCTGCTGGCCGACGGGCGGGCCAAGCCGATCGCCGACCTGGCCGTGGGCGAGGCGATTCTCGGCACGCGCGGCCACGGCGTCGCGCGACGGCTGGTGCCCACCGAGGTGCTGGCGCACTGGACCACGGTGCGCGAGGCGTACCGCGTGACCCTTGACGACGGCACCATGCTCGTCACCGGGCCGGACCACCGGTTCCTCAGCGCACGCGGGTGGAAGTACGTGACCGGCAGCAAACTCGGCACGGCGCAGCGGCCGCACCTCGAGGCAGGCACGGAACTGGTCGGCGGCGGCCGGTTCGCGCGCACGCCGGACGACACGCTCGGCTACCGCGCCGGGTACCTGTGCGGGATGCTGCGCTCCGGCGGTTTCGCGGCGGAGCCGGACGCGGCCGCGCGGGCGCTCGAGTACCTGCCGGACTTCGGCTCCTCGGTGGGGTTCATGCGCATCCCGCCGCAGCCGGACGCGCACTGGTCCCGCGGGTTCCTCGCCGGGCTGTTCGACCTCGCGGGCTCCTACCGCCGCGGGGTGCTGTCGATCGCACACGACGAGACGGACGTGGTGGACACGCTTTTCGAAGCGCTGGAACGGTTTTCCTTCGATTACGAGACGGTGGGCCACCGCGGCCACCCGGGCCGGCGCGTGGCGCGGCTGTCCGGCGGCACCGCCGAGGTGCTGCGGTTCCTGCACCTGGCCGACCCGGCCGTGGCCTGGAAGCGCTCGCTCGACGGGACGACCATCGGCTCGGTGCGGCGCACCGTCACGGCGGTGGAATCGCTGGGCCTGGAGCTGCCGCTGTACGACATCACCACCGGCACCGGGGACTTCGTGGCCGACGGCATGGTGTCCCACAACTGCTTCGCCCGCAACACCCACACCTACCTCGATTTCGACGCGGGCCACGACTTCGACACCCAGGTGGTGGTGAAGATCAACGCGCCGGAAGTGCTTGCGGCGCAACTGAAGCGGCCCGGCTGGCAGCGAGAGCACGTGGCCATGGGCACGAACACCGACCCGTACCAGCGCGCGGAGGGCCGCTACCGGCTGATGCCCGGGATCATCCGCGCGCTGGCGGACTCGGGCACCCCGCTGTCGATCCTGACGAAGGGCACGGTGCTGACCCGGGACCTGCCCCTGCTGGAATCCGTGGCGAAGGACGTCCCGGCGGGCCTGGCGGTCTCGATCGCGCTGCTGGACCGGGAGTTGCAGCACCGTCTGGAGCCGGGCACACCGAGCCCCCAGGCGCGGCTGGACCTGGTCCGCAAGGCCCGCGCGGCGGGCCTCCCGTGCGCCGTGCTGGTCGCCCCGGTCCTGCCGTGGCTGACGGACTCGGTCGAGGCCTTGGACGCCCTGTTCGCGAGCCTCGCTGAAGCCGGGGCCACCAGCGTCAGCGTGCTGCCGCTGCATTTGCGCCCCGGCGCGCGCGAGTGGTTCGCCTCGTGGCTGGGCCGCACGCACCCCGCGCTGGTCCCGCGGTACAAACGCTTGTACTCCCGCGGCGCCTACGTGGATCGCGGCTACCGCGAACGCCTGGGCGAACGCGTCGGGCCACTCCTGCGGCGCCACGGTCTCGCGCCTCGGAACGAGGACGATCCCCAGCCACCGCGGCGGTTCGCGGGGGTGCCGGAACCCCGGGCGGAGGAGGTGACGCCGGAAGCTGAACAACTCCGCTTGCTGTGACTGCGGCACCCTCGCGGCCGTTCCGCTTTTCCGGCCGCTCCGCCGTCTCTGCCGCTCCGCCGTCTCTGCCGCTCCGCCGTCTCTGCCGCTCCGCGGCCGGTGCCCGGCGGCGCCGAAGCGCCCCCAATGTGGCGTTCGGTGCGTTCAACGCAACCAACGCCACATTGGGTGCAGGGAATCCGGCCGGGCCGGGCCGCAGACCGGCCGGACAAGCCTGGTAACACGGCCGCCGGGGCCGTTCGTTAGCCTCTGTGTTCGGCGAAAACCGCCGTGAACCCGTGGGCGAAGGAGAGCAGTCGCAGTGCTCCGCACTCATCAAGCCGGCACCTTGCGTGCCGGGCAGGCCGGTCAGAACGTCACCCTCACCGGCTGGGTGGCCCGGCGGCGCGATCACGGCGGAGTCATCTTCATCGACCTCCGCGATGCCAGCGGCGTCGCCCAGGTGGTGTTCCGCGAGGGGGAGATGGCCGAGCGCGCGCACGCGCTGCGCTCCGAGTTCTGCGTGAAGATCGTCGGCGAGGTCTCGCGGCGGCCCGAGGGCAACACGAACGCCGAGATCCCCACCGGGGAGATCGAGGTGCTCGCCACCGGGCTCGAGGTGCTGTCCGAGGCGGCGCCGC includes the following:
- a CDS encoding intein-containing Rv2578c family radical SAM protein produces the protein MRWERQRAGEGEPVLPGLDGLVRSVRSPEFDGVTFHEVHARSVLNKVPGASPVPFRWTVNPYRGCSHACTYCLDGGTPVLLADGRAKPIADLAVGEAILGTRGHGVARRLVPTEVLAHWTTVREAYRVTLDDGTMLVTGPDHRFLSARGWKYVTGSKLGTAQRPHLEAGTELVGGGRFARTPDDTLGYRAGYLCGMLRSGGFAAEPDAAARALEYLPDFGSSVGFMRIPPQPDAHWSRGFLAGLFDLAGSYRRGVLSIAHDETDVVDTLFEALERFSFDYETVGHRGHPGRRVARLSGGTAEVLRFLHLADPAVAWKRSLDGTTIGSVRRTVTAVESLGLELPLYDITTGTGDFVADGMVSHNCFARNTHTYLDFDAGHDFDTQVVVKINAPEVLAAQLKRPGWQREHVAMGTNTDPYQRAEGRYRLMPGIIRALADSGTPLSILTKGTVLTRDLPLLESVAKDVPAGLAVSIALLDRELQHRLEPGTPSPQARLDLVRKARAAGLPCAVLVAPVLPWLTDSVEALDALFASLAEAGATSVSVLPLHLRPGAREWFASWLGRTHPALVPRYKRLYSRGAYVDRGYRERLGERVGPLLRRHGLAPRNEDDPQPPRRFAGVPEPRAEEVTPEAEQLRLL